The Microbacterium schleiferi genome contains the following window.
CGTCGGCCAGGATCCGTATCCGACGCCGGGTCACCCGATCGGCCTCTCATTCGCGGTCGATGCGCACGTGCGTCCGTTGCCGCGGAGTCTTGCGAACATCTACCGGGAACTCCAGGATGACCTCGGCATTCCGCCGGCTGCGCACGGCGATCTGTCGGCCTGGAGCGATCAGGGTGTCATGCTGCTGAACCGCGTCCTGACGGTCTCGCCGGGCTCCCCGGGATCGCACCGAGGCTGGGGATGGGAAGCGGTCACCGAGCACGCGATCCGCACCCTTGCAGCCCGAGAGCAGCCGCTTGTCGCCATCCTCTGGGGCAGGGATGCCGCCAATCTGCGGCCGCTGCTCGGATCGGTGCCGATCATCGAGTCGCCGCATCCGTCGCCCCTTTCGGCGAGTCGAGGTTTCTTCGGCTCGCGCCCGTTCTCCCGAGCCAATGAGCTCCTCCAGCAGCAGGGTGCGCAGCCGATCGATTGGCGCGTCGAGCGGCCCGCGTAGGCTGATCTCATGCTGGAAGAGGAGTACGAGAAGAAGCGGCGGCTTCCCTTCCATCTGCGTCGGCGTCCCGAGCCCGAGGGCCCGTTCACGTACGTCATCCGCCCTGCAGAAGAGCGGGACATCCCCGACATTCGCGAGATCTACAACTACTACGTGCGCAACTCGGTCGTGACCTTCGACGAGAAGGTGTGGTCGATCGCGCAGTGGCGAGAGAAGTTCGCCTTCCTCCGCAAGCTCGACCTGCCGTTCCTGGTCGCGCAGTCACCGACCGGTCAGATCCTGGGATATGCCCTCGTGCAACCCTGGGCCGGGAAGTCCGCCTATCGCTACACCGTGGAGAATTCGATCTACCTCGGCCAGGCTGCCGCGGGCAAGGGACTGGGGCGAGCGCTCCTGGAGGCGCTCATCGATGCCTGCCGTCAGAAGGGCATCCGCGAGATCGTCGCCGTCATCAGCGACAAGGGAGCCGAGGCATCCGTCGCCCTTCATGAGCGGCTCGGTTTCACCGAGGTGGGCCGGATGGGTCGGGTCGGTTTCAAGTTCGGCCGCTGGCTCGGAACGATCTACCTGCAGAAGTCGCTCAAGCCGGCGGGGAAGGGCTGGTTCCGTCGCGGTCCGGGTCTGCGCGAGCCTCCCTCGGGGGAGTGATCGACGGGATCGCCGCGAGGAGTGCACGCGTGTAGTCAGCCCGCGGTGAACGGAGCACCTGCGAGGTCTCGCCGCGCTCGACGATGCGTCCGTCCTTCATGACGACAACCTGGTCGCACAGGTTCTGCACGACGCCGATGTCGTGGGAGACCATGATGATCGTCATCCCCTCCTGGTCTCGAAGCCGCTCGAACAGGGTGAGGATCTGGGCTCGCACCGTGACATCCAGCGCCGAGAGTGGCTCGTCTCCGACCAGCAGACGCGGGCGGTGCACGATCGCCCGCGCGAGCGCTATTCGCTGACGCTGTCCACCCGAGAACTCGTGCGGGAACCGGTCGGCTGCCGCGGCATCCAGCCCCACCTGGGTGAGAACCTCGCGCACCCGCGCTCGCCGGTCTCCGGTGATGCCGAGCGCCCACAGCGGCTCGCCGACGATGCGTCCGACGCTCATCCGCGGGTCGAGCGACGCGTAGGGATCCTGGAAGATGATGCCCGTTTCGCGGCGCAGCCACCGCAGCGACGTGGCAGAGGCCGACGCGTCGACCTCGCGGCCATCGATGTGAACCGATCCCGAGGTCGGTCGGTCCAGGCCCAGAAGGAGCCTGACGAGCGTGGACTTGCCCGACCCGGACTCGCCGATCACACCGAGGGCGTGCCCCTTGTCGAGCGCGAGATCGACAGCATCCAGCGCCGTCGTGGACACCGGCTTCGTAAACAGCCGCGTCGGCGGGTTGCGGTGGCGGCGGGTGAGGGCGTCGGCGCGGACGAAGGCGGACATCATGCGTTCCCACCGGGGTTCTCGCCGCGCCAGAGCGTCGCTGTCGCGTCGCGCAGCAGTCCTTGCGTGACAGCCGCGCGGGGAGCGCTCAACAGGCCAGGCACATCGCCAGCTTCGACGACGCGTCCGCGCTCGAGCACGACGGCGTGGGTTGCTACCTGCGCGAGAACAGCGAGGTCGTGGGTGATGAACAGCAGCGACATGTCCTCGTCGGCCGTGAGCCGGTGCAGGAGACCCAGGATCTCGGCCTGAACCGTGGCATCGAGCGCCGTTGTCGGTTCATCCGCGATGAGCAGGCGCGGCCGGCACGCCAGTGCCATGGCGATGGCTACCCGCTGCCGCTGGCCTCCGGAAAGCTGGTGCGGGTAGCGGCGGACGATGCCCTCGGGATCGAGGAGCGCGACGCGGGCGGCTTCGGCAATCGCGCGCGCTCGCAGTTCGGGGCCGCGCACGCGCTCGTGGATCCGGACCGACTCGGCGATCTGTCGCCCGACGGTCCGGATCGGATTGAGCGCGGTGAGCGGGTCTTGGAACACGATTCCGATCTCGTCGCCGCGCAGCGCAGCGATCGCGCGATCGCTGAGGCCGAGGATCTCCTGCCCCTGCCACCGGACGCTCCCCGATGCGGAAGCGCCCTCGGGCAGGAGCCCCATGATTGCCAGTGCCGTCAGGGACTTCCCGGACCCGGACTCGCCGATGAGCCCGACGGTGCCGCCGGCGGGTACCTCGAAAGTGACCCCGTCCACCACGCGGAGTCCGCCGATGTCGATCGTGAGGCCCTGAACCTCCAGGCTCATGAGACCACCTCCGGCATATGCGTGCGGGATGCTCGGGCGGCGCCGGACCTGGATGCGAGAGTGGGGTCGGAAGCCTCTCGGATGCCGTCGCCGAGCAGATTCAGTCCGAGCACCGTCACTGTGATCGCAAGCCCTGGCCAGAGCACGGCGAGCGGGTACACCGTGAGGTATGTCTGAAGATCTTGGAGTAGGACACCCCACGAGGGTTCGGTGACGGGAGCGCCGAACCCGAGGTAGGACAGCCCGGCTTCGGCGAGCACCGCGACGGCCATGGCCCACGACAGTTGCACGATGAACACGGGTGCAACGTTCGGGAGCAGATGACGCCAGAGGTTCTGCGTCGGCGTCAGGCCCGCCGCGGTTCCGGCGATCACGAAGTCGCTGTGCATGACGCGGCGCAGCTCGGGCCGAGTGACGCGCGCGATGTTCACGCCGAAGCCGAGGCCGACAGACCAGATCACGACCCAGAGCGAGCCGCCCCAGACCGCGGAGATCATCATCGCTACCAGCAGCACAGGAAACGCGATGAGGATGTCGATAACGACCGCAACCGATTCGCGCACCCATCGCGTTGTGAGGGCTCCGAGCGATGCGAGCGCAACTCCGATGATCGTTGCGATCACGGCCGACCCGAGCGCAACCCACACCGTGGTACCGGCTCCCGCCATCACGAGGCTCAGGATGTCGCGTCCCGCACCGTCCGTGCCCAGGAGGTGCGGCCAGCTCGGGGAAGCCACCTGTTCTGCACGTCGACCTGTTGCGGGTCGAACGGCGTCCAGATCCGGGCGCAGAGCGCGACCAGGACCAGGGCGAGGACGACGCAGATTCCGAAGCGCCCCGTGGGGACCGCCCACACGCGGCGCAGCCATCGGGCTCGCGGCCGCGCCGGCCGACGGTCACGCGGTGCGCCCGAGGCCGTGATGGCCGAGTCTGCCGGCGTCATACGCTCTCCCGCTGCCGAGGGTCGAGGACCCGGTGGAGGAGGTCGACGAAGAAGCCGACGATGAGCACAAAGGCGGTGAGAGCGAGCAGCTCACCCTGGACCTTCGGGAGGTCTCGTGCGCTGACGTCGGCCACGAGCATCCGACCGATGCCCGGGAGGGAGAAGAGCTGCTCGATGATGACGGCGCCGACGATAATGCCGGCCACCTGCAGCCCGAGCACGGTGATGACCGAGAGGCCGACGTTCGGCAGCCCGTGACGGATGAGTGCTGTGGTGCGGGTCAGGCCCTTGGCCGCTGCGGTGCGGACGTAGTCCTGACCGACGGCTTGGAGCGTCGCACTGCGCACGAAGCGCAACAGCATCGCCCCCTCGACGACGCCGATCGTGATGGCCGGCAGGATCAGCGATCGCACCGCTGCGGCGGGATCGGCCCATCCGGCCCGGGGAAGCCTTGCGCGGGGAGCCAGCCGAGCCACACCGCGAAGATCACAACGAGGATCATCCCCGCCCACACCACCGGAACGGCGGCCAGTGTCTGGGCGCTCACGCTCATGATCGTGCCACGGCGGTGCCCGCGCCAGATCGCGGAGGCAACGCCCAGCGGCACGCTGAAAGCGATGGCGATACTCAGCGACAGGATGCCGAGGGGCACCGTGACCTGCGCTTTCTGGACCAGTTCATCCGCGACCGGCGTGCCGGTCAGCAGCGACGTGCCGAGGTCTCCGCGGAGCACACCGCCCATCCAGTCGAGGTATTGCACGAGCAGCGGCTGGTTCAGCCCCAGCTGCTCGCGGATGCCTTCGACCTGCGCGGGAGTGCCGTTGGTTCCCGCGATCAGCTGAGCGACATCCCCGGGAAGGACTCGAAGCGTCAGGAAGATGATCGCGCTTGCCACCGCGAGGCCGACCACCAGCAGCCCGAGCCTCGTGACGACGTACCGGGTCATGTGCCGCTCCGGATGAGCGACCCGGGCTGCGCCGCGCGGTCAGGCGACGACGGTCGGCGCATCACGAGGGCCTCGTCAGCGCTCGCCTCAGCCCGCGATCTTGGCGAGGTCGGCGAGGTTGAGTCGTTCGTTGACGTTGATGGAGGGCATCCCGGTGATGCCCGTTCCGACAGCGACGATCGAGGCGCCGTTGTAGAGCCAATCCGCTGCAGCGTCTTCGGAGACGATCCGAGCGGCTTGGGCCAGCAGCGCAGCGGCTTCAGCCTCGTCTGTCGCGGCCAGGGACTCCTGGTAGAGCTCCTGGACTTCGGGGCTGTCGTACGTGAAGTAGTAGTCCGGGTTTGCCCAGTTCTCGAAGTCAC
Protein-coding sequences here:
- a CDS encoding uracil-DNA glycosylase, whose translation is MAMSLPELADAGLIDPGWADALSPVADRIAGIGERLRGEVAAGRRYLPAGDRVLRAFARPLADVRVLIVGQDPYPTPGHPIGLSFAVDAHVRPLPRSLANIYRELQDDLGIPPAAHGDLSAWSDQGVMLLNRVLTVSPGSPGSHRGWGWEAVTEHAIRTLAAREQPLVAILWGRDAANLRPLLGSVPIIESPHPSPLSASRGFFGSRPFSRANELLQQQGAQPIDWRVERPA
- a CDS encoding GNAT family N-acetyltransferase → MLEEEYEKKRRLPFHLRRRPEPEGPFTYVIRPAEERDIPDIREIYNYYVRNSVVTFDEKVWSIAQWREKFAFLRKLDLPFLVAQSPTGQILGYALVQPWAGKSAYRYTVENSIYLGQAAAGKGLGRALLEALIDACRQKGIREIVAVISDKGAEASVALHERLGFTEVGRMGRVGFKFGRWLGTIYLQKSLKPAGKGWFRRGPGLREPPSGE
- a CDS encoding ABC transporter ATP-binding protein — translated: MMSAFVRADALTRRHRNPPTRLFTKPVSTTALDAVDLALDKGHALGVIGESGSGKSTLVRLLLGLDRPTSGSVHIDGREVDASASATSLRWLRRETGIIFQDPYASLDPRMSVGRIVGEPLWALGITGDRRARVREVLTQVGLDAAAADRFPHEFSGGQRQRIALARAIVHRPRLLVGDEPLSALDVTVRAQILTLFERLRDQEGMTIIMVSHDIGVVQNLCDQVVVMKDGRIVERGETSQVLRSPRADYTRALLAAIPSITPPREARADPDRDGTSPSPPA
- a CDS encoding ABC transporter ATP-binding protein, giving the protein MSLEVQGLTIDIGGLRVVDGVTFEVPAGGTVGLIGESGSGKSLTALAIMGLLPEGASASGSVRWQGQEILGLSDRAIAALRGDEIGIVFQDPLTALNPIRTVGRQIAESVRIHERVRGPELRARAIAEAARVALLDPEGIVRRYPHQLSGGQRQRVAIAMALACRPRLLIADEPTTALDATVQAEILGLLHRLTADEDMSLLFITHDLAVLAQVATHAVVLERGRVVEAGDVPGLLSAPRAAVTQGLLRDATATLWRGENPGGNA